In a single window of the Flavivirga spongiicola genome:
- a CDS encoding vWA domain-containing protein, protein MYQLEEKIWFWALGIIPVIILFFLVLQFWRYKAQSKFADKKSLKKLSPNTSVFKSILKIGVLSLAFACLAIALVNPKIGTKLETVKREGVDIVFAVDVSKSMLAEDIAPNRLEKSKQLVTQIINNLASDRIGIIAYAGKAFPQLPITTDYASAKMFLQSMNTDMLSSQGTAINEAIKLAKTYFDDEEQTNRVLVIISDGEDHSEEAAAIAEEANEEGIRIFTIGVGDVKGGPIPEKRNGIVLNYKKDNQGETVITRLNEETLIAIAEEANGAYINGKNTNDVVENIREILNSMDKTEFEAKQFADFKDQFQWFLGFGIFFLLLDVFLLERKTAWLKKLNLFNENL, encoded by the coding sequence ATGTATCAATTAGAAGAGAAAATATGGTTTTGGGCTTTAGGTATTATTCCAGTAATAATCCTGTTCTTTTTGGTGCTTCAATTTTGGAGATATAAAGCACAAAGTAAATTTGCCGATAAGAAATCGCTTAAAAAATTAAGCCCAAATACATCTGTATTTAAATCTATTTTAAAAATAGGTGTTTTAAGCTTAGCTTTCGCTTGTTTAGCAATAGCCTTAGTAAATCCAAAAATAGGTACAAAATTAGAAACTGTTAAACGAGAAGGAGTTGATATTGTTTTTGCTGTCGATGTATCTAAAAGTATGTTGGCAGAAGATATTGCTCCAAATAGATTAGAAAAGTCGAAACAACTCGTTACTCAAATTATCAATAATTTGGCGAGTGATCGTATAGGAATTATAGCATACGCTGGAAAAGCATTTCCGCAATTACCCATAACAACAGATTATGCTTCGGCTAAAATGTTTTTGCAAAGTATGAATACGGATATGTTGTCATCGCAAGGAACTGCTATAAACGAAGCTATAAAATTGGCAAAAACCTATTTTGATGATGAAGAACAAACCAACCGTGTATTAGTTATTATTTCGGATGGAGAAGACCATAGTGAAGAAGCAGCTGCTATAGCAGAGGAAGCTAATGAAGAAGGTATTCGAATATTTACTATAGGTGTGGGTGATGTAAAAGGAGGACCCATCCCAGAAAAAAGAAATGGGATTGTCTTAAATTACAAAAAGGATAATCAAGGAGAAACTGTTATAACGCGCTTAAACGAAGAAACTCTAATTGCTATTGCAGAGGAGGCCAACGGTGCTTATATAAATGGAAAAAACACTAATGATGTCGTAGAGAATATTCGTGAAATTTTAAATAGCATGGATAAAACAGAATTTGAAGCCAAACAGTTTGCCGATTTTAAAGATCAATTTCAATGGTTTTTAGGCTTTGGGATTTTCTTTTTGCTTTTAGACGTTTTCCTATTGGAGCGTAAAACAGCTTGGTTAAAAAAGTTGAATTTATTTAATGAAAACCTTTAA
- a CDS encoding tetratricopeptide repeat protein: MRHLVLILLTCMVSISFAQEDKEQRLALKKANNYVFEANSLINEDDFVSGEMAYRQAISKQPNTVAGIYNLGNAYYKKGNFEEALYRHEQAAKATTSKAEKHKAYHNIGNILMQNKKCKEAVEAFKNALRNDPTDDETRYNLGLAKVCAEEQKDQEDENKDDKNKDENKEDQDKKENEDKKDKEGDDKEDEKDKGDQEKKEGEDEKDDKGKPKDEKEDKGKGEDDKKKEQQKPKPQPGQMSPQQIKNLLEAMNNQEQKVQEKMNAVKEKGAKVKTEKDW; encoded by the coding sequence ATGAGACATTTAGTATTAATTCTATTAACATGCATGGTTTCCATATCTTTTGCTCAAGAAGATAAGGAGCAAAGGTTAGCGCTTAAAAAAGCTAATAACTATGTTTTTGAAGCAAATAGTTTAATAAATGAAGACGATTTTGTTTCTGGAGAAATGGCTTATAGACAAGCCATTTCTAAGCAACCTAATACGGTGGCTGGGATTTACAATTTAGGAAATGCCTATTATAAAAAAGGCAATTTTGAAGAAGCGCTTTATCGTCATGAGCAGGCAGCAAAAGCAACCACTTCAAAAGCAGAAAAGCATAAGGCGTATCATAACATCGGCAATATTTTAATGCAGAATAAAAAATGCAAAGAAGCTGTTGAAGCTTTTAAAAATGCTTTAAGAAATGATCCTACAGATGATGAAACGCGCTACAATTTGGGTTTAGCAAAGGTTTGTGCAGAAGAACAAAAGGATCAGGAAGACGAAAATAAAGACGATAAAAACAAGGACGAGAATAAGGAAGATCAAGATAAGAAAGAGAACGAAGACAAAAAGGATAAAGAAGGCGACGACAAAGAGGACGAAAAGGACAAAGGTGATCAGGAGAAAAAAGAAGGAGAGGATGAAAAAGATGATAAAGGAAAGCCTAAAGATGAAAAAGAAGATAAAGGTAAAGGAGAAGATGATAAGAAGAAAGAACAGCAAAAGCCTAAACCACAACCTGGACAAATGTCACCACAGCAAATAAAGAATTTACTGGAGGCCATGAATAATCAAGAACAAAAGGTTCAGGAAAAAATGAATGCAGTAAAAGAAAAAGGTGCAAAAGTAAAAACTGAAAAAGACTGGTAA
- a CDS encoding VWA domain-containing protein yields MFEGIEFLNKEFFWLLLALPLAILWYIFKHKKQTAELKISSLKGFKITNSWLPKLKHLLFVFRLVALALLITALARPQTVDVSTKTKTTRGIDIVMAIDVSASMLAKDLSPNRLEALKKVAAEFIKGRPNDRIGLVEYAGESYTKTPITSDKAIVIRSLKSIKYNNIIEGGTAIGMGLATSVNRLKDSKATSKVIILLTDGVNNSGFIDPKIASELAVEYDIKTYTIGLGTNGMALSPIGILSNGAFQYGRIQVEIDEELLKEIAHVTGGKYFRATNNRKLEEIYDEINKLEKTEIEEFKFYNYEEKYRFLVLLAGLLLLIELLLRFTVFRSFV; encoded by the coding sequence ATGTTTGAGGGAATCGAATTTTTAAATAAAGAATTTTTCTGGTTGTTATTAGCGCTACCATTAGCGATACTATGGTATATTTTTAAGCACAAAAAACAAACAGCAGAACTTAAAATATCAAGTTTAAAGGGTTTTAAGATTACTAATTCCTGGTTACCCAAATTGAAACACTTATTATTTGTTTTTCGTTTGGTAGCACTGGCTTTATTAATTACAGCATTAGCAAGACCTCAAACAGTAGATGTCTCAACAAAAACAAAAACGACAAGAGGGATAGACATTGTTATGGCCATAGATGTTTCTGCAAGTATGTTAGCTAAAGATTTATCTCCAAATAGATTAGAAGCGTTAAAAAAAGTAGCGGCAGAATTTATTAAAGGCAGACCAAATGATAGAATCGGTTTGGTAGAATATGCTGGAGAAAGTTACACAAAAACACCAATAACAAGTGATAAGGCCATCGTAATACGCTCTTTAAAGAGTATAAAATATAATAATATTATTGAGGGCGGAACGGCTATAGGTATGGGCTTAGCAACATCGGTAAACCGATTAAAAGATAGTAAAGCAACCAGTAAAGTGATTATTTTATTGACTGATGGTGTTAACAATTCTGGGTTTATAGATCCTAAAATTGCTAGTGAATTGGCGGTTGAATATGATATAAAAACTTATACAATTGGTTTGGGAACTAACGGTATGGCATTATCTCCAATTGGGATCCTGTCTAATGGCGCTTTTCAGTATGGACGTATTCAGGTAGAGATTGATGAAGAATTATTAAAAGAAATAGCTCATGTTACAGGGGGTAAATATTTTAGAGCTACCAATAATAGAAAATTAGAAGAAATTTATGATGAAATTAATAAACTGGAAAAAACAGAAATAGAGGAATTTAAGTTTTATAATTACGAAGAGAAGTATCGATTTTTAGTATTATTAGCAGGGTTATTACTTCTTATAGAATTGCTGTTGCGTTTTACCGTTTTTAGAAGTTTTGTCTAA
- a CDS encoding four helix bundle protein has protein sequence MKTNDLEERIIDFTVFIINIIEDVKNNYAGNYYGNQLIRSSGSPALNYGEARSAESHKDFVHKMGICLKELRESYNCLRIINKANLFKGNQIKMNKALDENNQLISIFVTSIKTSKSNNSNIKNR, from the coding sequence ATGAAAACAAATGACCTAGAAGAAAGAATCATTGATTTTACAGTTTTTATAATTAATATAATAGAAGATGTAAAAAATAATTATGCGGGTAATTATTATGGAAATCAATTAATAAGATCTTCAGGTTCTCCAGCTCTCAATTATGGGGAAGCTAGAAGTGCTGAATCGCATAAAGATTTTGTTCATAAAATGGGAATATGTTTAAAAGAACTTAGAGAATCATATAATTGTTTAAGAATAATAAATAAAGCTAACTTATTTAAAGGAAATCAAATTAAAATGAACAAGGCTTTAGACGAAAACAACCAATTAATATCTATTTTCGTTACTAGTATTAAAACATCGAAAAGCAATAATTCAAATATCAAAAATCGCTAA